A part of Motilibacter aurantiacus genomic DNA contains:
- a CDS encoding dihydrofolate reductase family protein — translation MSRITVQCHVTLDGLIESPPEALLPYMSDEGRQATLELALAVDALLLGRVTWERLAPVWREQSGPFAERLNAMPKYVVTSTLTAFDAWPHSRGVRYADVAALREQHDLLVYGCGALARDLLRDELLDEMHLNMTPVVAGRGRRLFDEPSDLLALDLVSTHPYPTGALRLVLRPSPGPEAHGSAGGS, via the coding sequence ATGAGCCGCATCACCGTCCAGTGCCACGTCACCCTCGACGGCCTCATCGAGTCACCGCCGGAGGCGCTGCTGCCCTACATGAGCGACGAGGGCCGGCAGGCCACCTTGGAGCTCGCCCTCGCCGTCGACGCGCTGCTGCTGGGGCGGGTGACCTGGGAGCGGTTGGCGCCCGTGTGGCGCGAGCAGTCCGGCCCGTTCGCCGAGCGGCTCAACGCGATGCCGAAGTACGTGGTGACGTCGACCCTGACCGCGTTCGACGCCTGGCCGCACTCGCGAGGCGTCCGCTACGCCGACGTCGCGGCCCTGCGCGAGCAGCACGACCTGCTCGTCTACGGGTGCGGGGCGCTGGCCCGCGACCTGCTGCGCGACGAACTGCTCGACGAGATGCACCTCAACATGACGCCCGTGGTCGCCGGTCGCGGCAGACGCCTCTTCGACGAGCCCTCGGACCTGCTGGCCCTCGACCTGGTCAGCACGCACCCCTACCCGACCGGCGCACTCCGCCTGGTCCTGCGGCCGTCGCCGGGCCCAGAGGCCCACGGCAGCGCCGGGGGCAGTTGA
- a CDS encoding exodeoxyribonuclease III, with the protein MTQEPPDDAFRVVTWNVNSVTARVPRMLDWLAATRPHVVCLQETKCTDDAFPVAQVAELGYETASHGNGRWNGVAVLSRVGLAEVVRGLPDAPGYPGPRDVESRAVAATCGPVRVWSVYVPNGREPGHEHYAYKLRWLEALRGAVTADAAGSRPFAVLGDFNVAPTDADVWDAKAFASSTHVTPAERAALAGLRETGLSDVVPRALKYDIPFTYWDYRAGMFHKNLGMRIDLVYANPAFAGAVADAYIDREARKGKGASDHAPVVVDLRLPPTVAP; encoded by the coding sequence ATGACGCAGGAGCCGCCGGACGACGCCTTCCGGGTCGTGACGTGGAACGTGAACTCGGTGACGGCGCGCGTTCCGCGCATGCTCGACTGGCTGGCCGCGACGCGCCCGCACGTCGTGTGCCTGCAGGAGACCAAGTGCACCGACGACGCGTTCCCGGTCGCGCAGGTGGCCGAGCTCGGCTACGAGACGGCGTCGCACGGCAACGGCCGGTGGAACGGTGTGGCGGTGCTCTCGCGCGTCGGGCTCGCCGAGGTCGTCCGCGGCCTGCCCGACGCCCCGGGCTACCCGGGTCCGAGGGATGTCGAGTCGCGGGCGGTGGCGGCGACCTGCGGCCCGGTGCGCGTGTGGTCGGTCTACGTGCCCAACGGCCGGGAGCCCGGGCACGAGCACTACGCCTACAAGCTGCGCTGGCTCGAGGCGCTGCGCGGGGCCGTGACGGCGGACGCGGCCGGCAGCCGCCCCTTCGCGGTGCTCGGGGACTTCAACGTCGCGCCGACCGACGCCGACGTCTGGGACGCGAAGGCGTTCGCCTCGTCCACCCATGTGACGCCGGCGGAGCGGGCCGCCCTGGCCGGGCTGCGCGAGACGGGCCTGTCCGACGTGGTGCCGCGCGCACTGAAGTACGACATCCCGTTCACCTACTGGGACTACCGCGCCGGCATGTTCCACAAGAACCTCGGGATGCGCATCGACCTCGTGTACGCCAACCCCGCGTTCGCGGGCGCCGTGGCCGATGCCTACATCGACCGCGAGGCACGGAAGGGCAAGGGCGCCTCGGACCACGCCCCGGTCGTCGTCGACCTGCGGCTGCCTCCTACGGTGGCGCCATGA
- a CDS encoding FAD-dependent oxidoreductase translates to MLRVAVVGSGPAGVYAAGALAEHHEAVDVFDRLPCPFGLVRYGVAPDHEKIRSITATLHRVFEQPNVRFLGNVEVGRDITVADLHEHYDAVLVACGSALGRRLGVPGEDLPGSFSATDFVAWYCGHPDAQVDRFTLEARSVVVVGLGNVALDVARLLAKDIDALRQTDMPEHVLRVLADSKVEEVSIVGRRGPAQARFSTKELRELGDIAGADVVVDPADLELDEASEAAVAADATLRRNLEVLRGWAERPAAGRPRRVHLRFLQRPDAVLGEGRVSGVQVERTVLDGSGGAAGTGQLSVLDAQLVLCSVGYRGLAIPGLPFDERDGVIPNAGGRVLRDGEPVPGEYVAGWIKRGPTGVIGTNKHDAHETVRALLEDLERLPRAPHREPADVDRLLAARGVQVVGWNGWRAIDQAELALGVASGRRRVKISEREALLRAAVADASAAR, encoded by the coding sequence ATGTTGCGCGTAGCCGTTGTCGGCTCCGGGCCGGCGGGTGTCTATGCCGCCGGCGCGCTGGCCGAGCACCACGAGGCCGTGGACGTCTTCGACCGGCTGCCCTGCCCGTTCGGGCTGGTCCGCTACGGCGTCGCCCCGGACCACGAGAAGATCCGCTCCATCACCGCCACGCTGCACCGGGTCTTCGAGCAGCCGAACGTCCGGTTCCTGGGCAACGTCGAGGTCGGCCGGGACATCACCGTCGCCGACCTGCACGAGCACTACGACGCGGTCCTGGTCGCGTGCGGCTCGGCGTTGGGGCGTCGGCTGGGCGTGCCGGGAGAGGACCTGCCCGGCAGCTTCTCCGCCACCGACTTCGTCGCGTGGTACTGCGGCCACCCCGACGCGCAGGTCGACCGCTTCACGCTGGAGGCGCGCAGCGTCGTCGTGGTGGGCCTCGGCAACGTCGCCCTCGACGTCGCCCGGCTGCTGGCCAAGGACATCGACGCGCTGCGCCAGACCGACATGCCCGAGCACGTGCTCCGCGTCCTCGCCGACAGCAAGGTCGAGGAGGTGTCGATCGTCGGCCGTCGCGGCCCGGCGCAGGCACGCTTCAGCACCAAGGAGCTGCGCGAGCTCGGGGACATCGCCGGCGCTGACGTCGTCGTCGACCCCGCCGACCTCGAGCTCGACGAGGCGAGCGAGGCCGCAGTGGCGGCCGACGCGACGCTGCGCCGCAACTTGGAGGTGCTGCGGGGCTGGGCGGAGCGGCCTGCGGCGGGCCGTCCGCGCAGGGTGCACCTGCGCTTCCTGCAACGGCCGGACGCCGTCCTCGGCGAGGGGCGGGTCAGTGGGGTCCAGGTCGAGCGGACCGTGCTGGACGGCAGCGGTGGCGCCGCCGGCACCGGCCAGCTGTCCGTCCTGGACGCGCAGCTGGTGCTCTGCTCGGTCGGGTACCGCGGGCTCGCGATCCCGGGCCTGCCGTTCGACGAGCGCGACGGCGTGATCCCGAACGCCGGCGGGCGGGTGCTCCGGGACGGGGAGCCGGTGCCGGGCGAGTACGTCGCCGGCTGGATCAAGCGCGGCCCGACCGGGGTCATCGGCACGAACAAGCACGACGCGCACGAGACGGTCCGTGCCCTGCTCGAGGACCTCGAGCGGCTGCCCCGGGCACCGCACCGCGAGCCTGCCGACGTCGACCGCCTGCTGGCCGCGCGCGGCGTCCAGGTGGTCGGCTGGAACGGCTGGCGCGCCATCGACCAGGCCGAGCTCGCTCTCGGGGTCGCCTCCGGGCGGCGTCGGGTGAAGATCAGCGAGCGGGAGGCGCTGCTGCGGGCTGCCGTCGCGGACGCGTCAGCCGCGCGCTGA
- a CDS encoding DUF2252 domain-containing protein, translating into MAGQLRDAQPDPGERQAFVVDVLHDALGALVTADPPALRKKFRKMAAEPFAFYRGSAWLFYADLAPLADPYADERTGRVWIQGDLHAQNYGTYMNDRGRLVFDVNDFDESYVGAFTWDVSRMAASLYLLGVQKALHDDDIDEMVTTYARSYAEQVCRFATEENDQDFALRLDTTTGALHAVLQAGRQGSRVQLLERNTAIEGFERVFVDGPGVRRLDSTEREAIEEAFRAYLQTIPEEKRRPVNSYRVKDVVGRSGFGIGSAGLPAYNILLEGATEALENDVILSMKQANVAAPSRVVTDPSIAGYFLHHGHRTVLSQRALQAHADPWLGYTQVDGTGYVVAELSPYEADLDWDDLADDDLLPVLAALGQATAKAHCVADETADTTLVPFSTEEAIAAAIDGQGGVEEFAGQIRDVGRVYGEIARADYSLFVDAFRNGVIPGL; encoded by the coding sequence GTGGCGGGGCAGCTGCGGGACGCGCAGCCCGACCCCGGCGAGCGGCAGGCGTTCGTGGTCGACGTGCTGCACGACGCGCTCGGCGCGCTCGTCACGGCCGACCCGCCGGCGCTGCGCAAGAAGTTCCGCAAGATGGCCGCCGAGCCCTTCGCGTTCTACCGCGGCAGCGCCTGGCTCTTCTACGCCGACCTCGCGCCACTGGCCGACCCCTACGCCGACGAGCGCACCGGGCGCGTGTGGATCCAGGGGGACCTGCACGCGCAGAACTACGGCACCTACATGAACGACCGCGGGCGGCTCGTCTTCGACGTCAACGACTTCGACGAGTCCTACGTCGGGGCCTTCACCTGGGACGTCTCGCGGATGGCCGCCTCGCTCTACCTGCTCGGGGTGCAGAAGGCGCTGCACGACGACGACATCGACGAGATGGTCACGACGTACGCCCGGTCCTACGCCGAGCAGGTGTGCCGGTTCGCGACGGAGGAGAACGACCAGGACTTCGCCCTCCGGCTGGACACCACGACCGGTGCGCTGCACGCCGTCCTGCAGGCCGGGCGGCAGGGCAGCCGGGTCCAGCTGCTGGAGCGCAACACCGCCATCGAGGGCTTCGAGCGGGTGTTCGTCGACGGCCCCGGCGTGCGCCGGCTGGACAGCACGGAGCGGGAGGCGATCGAGGAGGCGTTCCGGGCGTACCTGCAGACGATCCCGGAGGAGAAGCGGCGGCCGGTCAACAGCTACCGGGTCAAGGACGTCGTCGGCCGGTCCGGTTTCGGCATCGGCTCCGCCGGGCTGCCGGCGTACAACATCCTGCTCGAGGGCGCGACCGAGGCGCTCGAGAACGACGTCATCCTCTCGATGAAGCAGGCGAACGTCGCCGCGCCGAGCCGTGTGGTCACCGACCCGTCGATCGCGGGGTACTTCCTGCACCACGGCCACCGGACCGTGCTCTCCCAGCGCGCGCTCCAGGCGCACGCGGACCCCTGGCTGGGCTACACCCAGGTCGACGGCACGGGATACGTCGTGGCCGAGCTCTCGCCGTACGAGGCCGACCTCGACTGGGACGACCTGGCCGACGACGACCTGCTGCCGGTTCTCGCGGCCCTCGGGCAGGCCACCGCCAAGGCGCACTGCGTGGCCGACGAGACCGCCGACACGACCCTCGTCCCCTTCTCCACCGAGGAGGCGATCGCGGCAGCCATCGACGGACAGGGCGGGGTCGAGGAGTTCGCCGGGCAGATCCGCGACGTGGGGCGGGTGTACGGCGAGATCGCGCGAGCGGACTACTCGCTCTTCGTCGACGCCTTCCGGAACGGCGTCATCCCCGGCCTCTGA
- a CDS encoding helix-turn-helix transcriptional regulator codes for MRADRLVALVLLLRQRGRLSAAALARELEVSTRTVLRDIEALSAAGVPVYAERGRHGGFALLPGFQAELTGLTHDEAVALLVAGSRPGVQALGLGPALAAAVLKVVDALPESHRDRAVDGAQRMLIDPAADLLSRRLRETEEVPQAVMAQLRQAVVSGRLVRIRYAPVGREPGWRTVSPVGLVVVRGQGYLLATRAGEDRTYRVCRVLAAQELDEPAERPGPVDLEQVWAARGTRFRNSGERVLVSLRLRPERREELDRTALAVSGERADPDGWLRLEAAFQDIRHATWALWQLGAAAEALSPVELRTALHGRAAAIAARYAAPPDA; via the coding sequence GTGCGGGCTGATCGGCTGGTCGCTCTGGTTCTCCTGCTGCGCCAGCGCGGGAGGCTGTCCGCTGCCGCGCTCGCGCGCGAGCTCGAGGTGTCGACCCGCACCGTGCTGCGCGACATCGAGGCGCTGTCCGCGGCCGGCGTCCCCGTCTACGCCGAGCGCGGCCGGCACGGCGGCTTCGCGCTGCTGCCCGGCTTCCAGGCGGAGCTGACCGGGCTCACCCACGACGAGGCGGTCGCCCTGCTCGTCGCGGGCTCGCGGCCGGGGGTGCAGGCCCTCGGGCTCGGGCCGGCGCTCGCGGCTGCCGTGCTCAAGGTCGTCGATGCGCTGCCCGAGAGCCACCGGGACAGGGCGGTGGACGGTGCGCAGCGGATGCTCATCGACCCGGCGGCCGACCTGCTCTCCCGGCGGCTGCGCGAGACGGAGGAGGTTCCGCAGGCGGTGATGGCCCAGCTGCGGCAAGCGGTGGTCTCGGGCCGTCTGGTGCGCATCCGCTACGCGCCGGTCGGCCGTGAGCCGGGCTGGCGGACGGTGAGCCCCGTCGGGCTGGTCGTCGTCCGCGGCCAGGGCTACCTGCTGGCCACACGGGCAGGCGAGGACCGGACCTACCGGGTCTGCCGCGTCCTCGCTGCGCAGGAGCTCGACGAGCCGGCCGAGCGGCCGGGCCCGGTGGACCTGGAGCAGGTCTGGGCCGCGCGGGGTACCCGGTTCAGGAATAGCGGGGAGCGCGTCCTGGTGTCGCTGCGCCTGCGGCCCGAGCGGCGCGAGGAGCTCGACCGGACGGCCCTGGCCGTCAGCGGGGAGCGGGCCGACCCGGACGGTTGGCTGCGGCTGGAGGCGGCATTCCAGGACATCCGGCACGCGACCTGGGCGTTGTGGCAGCTCGGCGCTGCGGCGGAGGCGCTGTCACCGGTGGAGCTGCGCACCGCCCTGCACGGGCGTGCGGCGGCGATCGCGGCGCGCTACGCCGCGCCTCCCGACGCCTGA
- a CDS encoding RidA family protein produces the protein MERSAINPWAWSVPLGYDQAQAVSGHARTVYCSGQAAMSSDGAPQHAGDMAAQLALSLDNLQAVLEAAGTALADLVRLTVYTTDVDALFAHYAVLTSRLVAAGAAPATTVLGVTSLALPPLLVELEGTAAV, from the coding sequence ATCGAACGCTCTGCGATCAACCCGTGGGCCTGGTCCGTGCCGCTCGGCTACGACCAGGCGCAGGCCGTGTCGGGGCACGCCCGGACCGTCTACTGCTCGGGCCAGGCCGCCATGAGCAGCGACGGGGCTCCCCAGCACGCCGGCGACATGGCGGCGCAGCTTGCCCTCAGCCTGGACAACCTGCAAGCCGTCCTCGAGGCCGCCGGCACGGCACTGGCCGACCTGGTGCGGCTCACCGTCTACACCACGGACGTGGACGCGCTGTTCGCGCACTACGCCGTGCTCACGTCGCGGCTGGTGGCCGCCGGGGCCGCCCCCGCGACGACGGTGCTCGGCGTGACCAGCCTGGCGCTCCCGCCCCTCCTGGTCGAGCTCGAGGGCACCGCCGCCGTCTGA
- a CDS encoding TerC/Alx family metal homeostasis membrane protein: MEVTTAAWAATVGLVLALLALDLAVGALRPHHVGFGEATAWSVFYIGVAVAFGLVLGAIAGWDYGTEYFAGYLVEKSLSVDNLFVFVIIMTTFAVPDRHQQKVLTFGIVLALVMRVIFIALGAALLELFSFMFLLFGLLLVWTAVQLYRHRDEDPEIEENALVRGVKRVLPTTTEYDEGRLVTRIDGKRVVTPLFIVLVAIGSTDLLFALDSIPAVFGVTQETFIVFAANAFALLGLRALFFLVQGLLDRLVYLSTGLALVLALIGVKLILHWGHTVNDDVPEIPTLLSLGIIAVILTVTTVASLIKVRRDPTARAHAGSVRGHSDSPRDTTV; encoded by the coding sequence ATGGAGGTCACCACGGCGGCGTGGGCTGCCACAGTCGGACTCGTCCTCGCGCTCCTGGCGCTCGACCTCGCGGTCGGCGCGCTCCGGCCGCACCACGTCGGGTTCGGCGAGGCGACGGCCTGGTCCGTGTTCTACATCGGTGTCGCCGTGGCATTCGGCCTCGTGCTCGGGGCGATAGCCGGCTGGGACTACGGCACCGAGTACTTCGCCGGCTACCTGGTCGAGAAGAGCCTGTCGGTCGACAACCTCTTCGTGTTCGTCATCATCATGACGACGTTCGCCGTGCCCGATCGGCACCAGCAGAAGGTGCTGACCTTCGGCATCGTGCTGGCGCTCGTCATGCGCGTGATCTTCATCGCGCTCGGCGCCGCCCTGCTCGAGCTCTTCTCGTTCATGTTCCTGCTCTTCGGCCTGCTGCTCGTGTGGACGGCGGTGCAGCTGTACCGGCACCGCGACGAGGACCCCGAGATCGAGGAGAACGCCCTCGTCCGCGGCGTGAAGCGCGTCCTGCCCACGACGACCGAGTACGACGAGGGCCGGCTGGTCACGCGCATCGACGGCAAGCGCGTGGTCACGCCGCTGTTCATCGTGCTCGTGGCGATCGGCAGCACCGACCTCCTCTTCGCTTTGGACTCGATCCCGGCGGTGTTCGGCGTCACCCAGGAGACGTTCATCGTCTTCGCGGCGAACGCCTTCGCCCTGCTCGGCCTGCGGGCCCTGTTCTTCCTCGTGCAAGGGCTGCTCGACCGGCTCGTCTACCTGTCCACTGGTTTGGCGCTCGTCCTCGCGCTCATCGGGGTCAAGCTGATCCTGCACTGGGGCCACACGGTCAACGACGACGTGCCCGAGATCCCGACACTGCTCTCGCTCGGGATCATCGCGGTCATCCTCACGGTCACGACGGTCGCGAGCCTGATCAAGGTGCGGCGCGACCCGACGGCCCGCGCCCACGCCGGCTCCGTGCGCGGCCACTCCGACAGCCCCAGGGACACGACGGTGTGA
- a CDS encoding immunoglobulin-like domain-containing protein: MHVRRRGTPTKSRSGPRPRARLGALASALSLSLLVGTVATGPAPARAADVTEGLLLHYSLQGDTGGVAVDSSGNGRNGTLHGTAVEAPGQGLAFNGSNTYVRMPNDVMAGLSSISVSADVLINTGQATPYFIWGMGNSSGAYGNGYLFTTGNDYRTTIATGNWSTEQTTRPSPSRNLTRGVWKHIAYTLSGGVGVIYENGLEVGRNTNVTITPGGIGNGVTTANYIGRSLYSGDRYFNGRLRDFRVYDRALAPREVAQLASAVTSRAVALDKAALDLGPLWDLENDLPLPTSGANGSAITWSTSNAAVITSSGRVTRPAVGAGNVRAVLTATLTSGGVSDTRSFEVRVLAEFSDADKAQRDAAALVVNNADDVRGNLTLPTSGKHGSRVSWRSANASIVSADGIVRRPAARDQAVELTATVTNGSATETVKVTAKVRKRPLQAPLKGYTFPYFTGEGTANGEQIYFALSQGNDPLRWRELDGGQPVITSQVGEKGLRDPFIIRSPEGDKFYMIATDLKIYGNGDWTRAQAQGSRYIEVWESTDLVSWSEQRHVLVSPKEAGNTWAPEAYYDDALGAYVVFWASKIYAADDPNHTGSQYQKMMYATTRDFHTFSEPEVWYDPGYAVIDSTVIKNGDTYYRFTKDERGRSTAAPCGKFPFQQKADSVLSRNWGMIKTCIGQGVVSQAEGPTVFKSNTEDKWYLFIDENGGRGYVPFETTDLESGSWRLSTSYQLPARPRHGTVLPVTQAEYDRLSALAPQACTTSLSGRVSGPLTLASGVTCLSGADVRGAVKVGPGASLVANGSSIRGSLVAEGARVVALTDTAVNGTVAVTGTTRMLRLVDAEVAGQVRVDGTTSSLPPDLSGTAVKGKLRCDGNATPPTLTGTTATGRGHGQCADV; the protein is encoded by the coding sequence ATGCACGTCCGCCGCCGCGGGACCCCGACCAAAAGCCGTTCCGGCCCGCGTCCCAGGGCTCGTCTGGGGGCGCTTGCCTCGGCCCTGTCCCTGTCGCTGCTGGTCGGCACGGTGGCCACCGGCCCCGCGCCGGCCCGCGCCGCCGACGTCACCGAGGGACTGCTCCTCCACTACAGCCTGCAGGGCGACACCGGAGGAGTCGCGGTTGACTCCTCCGGCAACGGCCGCAACGGCACCCTGCACGGGACGGCGGTCGAGGCCCCGGGGCAGGGCCTCGCCTTCAACGGATCGAACACGTACGTCCGCATGCCGAACGACGTGATGGCGGGCCTGAGCTCGATCTCGGTGTCCGCGGACGTCCTCATCAACACCGGGCAGGCCACGCCGTACTTCATCTGGGGGATGGGCAACTCCAGCGGAGCGTACGGGAACGGCTATCTGTTCACCACGGGCAACGACTACCGGACGACCATCGCGACCGGCAACTGGAGCACGGAGCAGACCACGCGCCCGTCCCCCAGCCGCAACCTCACGCGGGGAGTGTGGAAGCACATCGCCTACACGCTCAGCGGCGGTGTCGGCGTGATCTACGAGAACGGGCTGGAGGTCGGCCGGAACACGAACGTCACGATCACCCCCGGCGGGATCGGCAACGGGGTGACCACCGCCAACTACATCGGCCGCTCGCTCTACTCAGGTGACCGGTACTTCAACGGCCGTCTGCGTGACTTCCGCGTCTACGACCGCGCACTTGCCCCGCGCGAGGTGGCTCAGCTGGCGAGCGCCGTCACCTCCCGAGCCGTGGCCCTCGACAAGGCCGCGCTCGACCTCGGCCCGCTGTGGGACCTGGAGAACGACCTCCCGCTGCCCACCAGCGGGGCGAACGGGTCCGCCATCACCTGGTCCACGAGCAACGCGGCAGTGATCACGAGCAGCGGCCGGGTCACCCGCCCGGCGGTTGGAGCGGGCAACGTGCGCGCCGTGCTGACGGCCACGCTCACGAGCGGCGGGGTCTCGGACACGAGGTCGTTCGAGGTCCGCGTCCTTGCCGAGTTCAGCGACGCCGACAAGGCCCAGCGAGATGCCGCGGCGCTCGTCGTGAACAACGCCGACGACGTCCGGGGCAACCTGACGCTGCCCACTTCAGGGAAGCACGGTTCCCGGGTCTCGTGGAGGTCGGCCAACGCGTCGATCGTGTCCGCCGACGGCATCGTGCGTCGCCCCGCAGCTCGCGACCAGGCCGTCGAGCTGACGGCCACGGTCACCAACGGCAGCGCCACGGAGACCGTCAAGGTGACGGCGAAGGTGCGCAAGCGCCCGCTGCAGGCTCCGCTGAAGGGCTACACGTTCCCCTACTTCACGGGGGAGGGGACGGCCAACGGCGAGCAGATCTACTTCGCGCTGAGCCAGGGCAACGACCCGCTGCGCTGGCGCGAGCTCGATGGCGGCCAGCCGGTCATCACCTCGCAGGTGGGGGAGAAGGGGCTGCGCGACCCCTTCATCATCCGCTCGCCCGAGGGCGACAAGTTCTACATGATCGCCACCGACCTCAAGATCTACGGGAACGGCGACTGGACCCGCGCCCAGGCCCAGGGCAGCCGCTACATCGAGGTCTGGGAGTCGACCGACCTGGTCAGCTGGTCGGAGCAGCGGCACGTCCTGGTCTCGCCGAAGGAAGCCGGCAACACCTGGGCGCCCGAGGCCTACTACGACGACGCCCTCGGCGCGTACGTCGTGTTCTGGGCGTCGAAGATCTACGCCGCCGACGACCCGAACCACACCGGTAGCCAGTACCAGAAGATGATGTACGCGACGACCCGGGACTTCCACACGTTCTCCGAGCCCGAGGTCTGGTACGACCCCGGCTATGCCGTCATCGACTCCACGGTCATCAAGAACGGCGACACCTACTACCGCTTCACCAAGGACGAGCGCGGACGGTCCACGGCGGCCCCGTGCGGCAAGTTCCCGTTCCAGCAGAAGGCCGACTCGGTGCTGTCGAGGAACTGGGGCATGATCAAGACCTGTATCGGACAGGGGGTCGTCAGCCAGGCCGAGGGGCCGACGGTCTTCAAGTCGAACACCGAGGACAAGTGGTACCTCTTCATTGACGAGAACGGCGGGCGCGGATACGTCCCCTTCGAGACCACGGACCTCGAGTCCGGCAGCTGGAGGCTGTCGACGAGCTACCAGCTGCCGGCGCGGCCGCGCCACGGCACCGTGCTGCCGGTCACGCAAGCGGAGTACGACCGGCTCTCCGCGCTCGCGCCGCAGGCCTGCACCACGTCCCTGAGCGGTCGGGTCAGCGGCCCGCTCACCCTGGCCTCGGGTGTCACCTGTCTGTCCGGCGCCGACGTGCGCGGGGCCGTGAAGGTCGGGCCGGGCGCGTCGCTCGTCGCGAACGGCAGCAGCATCCGCGGCTCGTTGGTGGCTGAAGGGGCCAGGGTGGTCGCGCTCACCGACACCGCTGTCAACGGCACCGTGGCCGTCACCGGCACCACGCGCATGCTGCGCCTCGTCGATGCCGAGGTCGCCGGGCAGGTGCGGGTCGACGGCACGACGTCCTCCCTCCCGCCGGACCTCAGCGGGACGGCCGTGAAGGGCAAGCTCCGCTGCGACGGGAACGCCACGCCGCCCACGCTGACCGGCACGACGGCCACGGGCCGCGGCCACGGGCAGTGCGCGGACGTCTGA
- a CDS encoding Vgb family protein, with protein sequence MRFANALRALPVAAAVLALAAPAAAAASPGAERSAARAATVDLFPIPTADSNPREIVVGPDGNLWFTQRQGHRLGVVSPATGQITEIPYAYEPDDLDEDWGPDNIVSSGGYLWFSHDVNRAVSRIAPGGQIALVDDGSSNDGVTEDLAAAADGGVWQTDSIGEEVRRINGAATHLQRYPADYDDGPLVAVGDGSVWYGDSWRYLKHLTPEGRQVNIPIPDRGAERLNSLAFDAQGRLWWAQFAPGGMTYPARGGTVGYLQGTTPRTISFEGDYLPHAMERGPDGLVYFAMQVEVDGAKTGVLARANPDGSLSYASLGNYRVEDFTFTPDGALWFLDSGANTVGRLAATGLAYAPTPQGAAAPPTTPAPPVAPAPPAPPTTGPVAQPAAPKLALCGLRARGSCRTTVAKASVRVEITVDKRSTVTLQAAPVRKGKTGTYTKLSARVVGKGERAIVWNKRIRGKAVKGQYRLSVTASAGGKRVSRTMLVSL encoded by the coding sequence GTGCGATTCGCAAACGCTCTTCGTGCCCTGCCCGTCGCCGCCGCCGTCCTCGCGCTGGCGGCTCCCGCCGCAGCGGCCGCCTCGCCCGGGGCGGAGCGGTCAGCGGCCAGGGCCGCGACCGTCGACTTGTTCCCGATCCCGACGGCCGACAGCAACCCCCGCGAGATCGTCGTCGGGCCCGACGGGAACCTCTGGTTCACCCAGCGGCAGGGGCACCGGCTGGGCGTGGTGAGCCCGGCGACCGGGCAGATCACCGAGATCCCCTACGCGTACGAGCCGGACGACCTGGACGAGGACTGGGGCCCGGACAACATCGTGAGCTCCGGCGGCTACCTCTGGTTCAGCCACGACGTGAACCGTGCGGTCTCGCGCATCGCCCCGGGGGGCCAGATCGCGCTGGTGGACGACGGCAGCAGCAACGACGGGGTGACCGAGGACCTCGCGGCGGCTGCTGACGGCGGCGTCTGGCAGACCGACTCGATCGGTGAGGAGGTCCGCCGCATCAACGGCGCAGCCACGCACCTGCAGCGCTACCCCGCCGACTACGACGACGGGCCGCTGGTCGCCGTCGGGGACGGGTCCGTCTGGTACGGCGACAGCTGGCGCTACCTCAAGCACCTCACCCCCGAGGGCCGGCAGGTCAACATCCCCATCCCGGACCGGGGCGCCGAGCGGCTCAACTCCCTGGCCTTCGACGCGCAGGGCCGGCTGTGGTGGGCGCAGTTCGCCCCGGGCGGGATGACCTATCCCGCCCGCGGCGGGACGGTCGGGTACCTGCAGGGCACGACCCCGCGCACGATCAGCTTCGAGGGCGACTACCTTCCGCACGCGATGGAGCGCGGGCCCGACGGCCTGGTCTACTTCGCGATGCAGGTGGAGGTGGACGGGGCCAAGACCGGAGTCCTCGCGCGGGCGAACCCGGACGGGTCGCTCTCCTACGCCTCCCTCGGCAACTACCGCGTCGAGGACTTCACGTTCACCCCCGACGGGGCGCTGTGGTTCCTCGACAGCGGAGCCAACACCGTCGGCCGCCTCGCCGCGACGGGCCTGGCGTACGCCCCCACCCCGCAGGGCGCCGCGGCTCCGCCCACCACGCCGGCGCCCCCGGTCGCCCCAGCCCCGCCGGCACCGCCGACGACCGGGCCGGTCGCGCAGCCGGCCGCGCCGAAGCTGGCGCTGTGCGGGCTGAGGGCCCGCGGCAGCTGCCGCACGACGGTGGCCAAGGCCTCGGTCCGGGTGGAGATCACGGTCGACAAGCGATCGACGGTGACGCTGCAGGCTGCCCCCGTGCGCAAGGGGAAGACGGGCACGTACACGAAGCTGTCCGCGCGGGTCGTGGGCAAGGGCGAGCGGGCCATCGTGTGGAACAAGCGGATCAGGGGCAAGGCCGTCAAGGGCCAGTACCGGCTGTCGGTGACCGCCTCCGCCGGGGGCAAGCGCGTGTCGCGGACGATGCTCGTGTCGCTCTGA